The Terriglobus roseus region TACGCGGATGAGATCGCGGAGATGTCCGAGTTTTTCACCACAGCCGGTATCGCTGTGGAAAAGCCCCAAGCGCTGGCGCAGGTAGCCGGTCGGTTGCGTGAGGATCGTGGGTTTCATCGTGACCTGACGTCGCATGTGTGGGTCATGCTGCATCGCCGCGGTAGTGCGGTTCGTTATGGCGAAACGCTGGGCGTGATCGCGCTGGCAGCGGCTGGCAAGCGGTTGGCTGCAGAGGCCGATGAGAACGTGGCGCATGATCTTCTGCGCTTTGTTATGGAAGCGCATGACGAGTTGAACCCACCAACTGGCCGCGCTACGACTTCCCTCCCGCCTTCGCCTGTCGTTGCGCCGATTATTCCAGCGGAGACCTTGAAGGAAGATATTGCGGAAGAATCCACAGTTCCCGCTCCGACTGTGGTTAACATTCCACGAATTGCGCCCATTGCTCAGTCCCCTGCTGTTGTCGCGGCAAATCGCACCGAGAAAGAAGCGTTACCCACTTTTCCTGAGGCTGTTGAAAAGCCGTCGGCAAGGCCCGTGTTGGACACGCCGATTCGGTTTTCACGAGTGGATGTGGAGCCTGCCGACGAACCCCGGCGCAAATCCTTTGTGTGGGCTGGCCTGGCGGCTGTACTTCTGCTGACCGCGTTGGCCGGATGGTGGTTCTATCGCAACACTTCCGCCGCGCCTGAGGCTGTTGCGGCTCCCGCTCCGGTGGTTGAGGGGAATGCCACTCCGACGCCTGCGCCCGAAGCGCCGGTTGTGACGCAGTCTGTGCCGGAAACGCGTGCCGCAGAACAACCCTCAATGACCATTGCGCCGATCAAGCCTTCGGCAGCGCCGAAGGGCAGCCGTCCGTCACGTGCTGCGGTGCCTTCGCATCATCAGGCTGTTCCTCCGCGACAGACGTATGCGGCACCTTCTTCCGCGAGCGCTGCTCCGTCCGGTTCCCAGCAGGTGGCTGCCGTTACGCCTCCCCCGATGGGCGTTTCGCGTCCTCCTGCGGCAGCGTCTGCACCGACTACGTCTT contains the following coding sequences:
- a CDS encoding energy transducer TonB, whose product is MLQPSQLEDVSVRYADEIAEMSEFFTTAGIAVEKPQALAQVAGRLREDRGFHRDLTSHVWVMLHRRGSAVRYGETLGVIALAAAGKRLAAEADENVAHDLLRFVMEAHDELNPPTGRATTSLPPSPVVAPIIPAETLKEDIAEESTVPAPTVVNIPRIAPIAQSPAVVAANRTEKEALPTFPEAVEKPSARPVLDTPIRFSRVDVEPADEPRRKSFVWAGLAAVLLLTALAGWWFYRNTSAAPEAVAAPAPVVEGNATPTPAPEAPVVTQSVPETRAAEQPSMTIAPIKPSAAPKGSRPSRAAVPSHHQAVPPRQTYAAPSSASAAPSGSQQVAAVTPPPMGVSRPPAAASAPTTSSPAPIVRSPASASKPAAPTTVSPGVLSKQLDRPGLTPEQEAEFDNTGRRYPHLLRRTPLNNNDVLMAKANVPPLNAANTVAVSAPTGTVRPTSLGVMSSNLIYSPAAAYPPAASAAHVAGAVKVEAVVDKSGNVAAARVISGPPQLRDAALNAVQQWRYKPYVLGGKARQFTTQALMEFELQ